From Desulfobotulus pelophilus, a single genomic window includes:
- the lgt gene encoding prolipoprotein diacylglyceryl transferase, with protein sequence MPSPLIWNTDPILFSIGPLAVRWYGFFFACAFICGMIWMQYLFRQEAKNADHLEPLLYRIMAGVIIGARLGHCLFYDPVFYLSNPLEILKVWEGGLASHGGIIGLFLALYIHSRKHPATPLPWLADHLMVAGCLGASLIRMGNFFNSELVGIPTTGSLGVIFTRVDLIPRHPVQLYESIAYAACSFFLFWAWKKGAGNIPWRLTSLSLIMAASARIFLETLKTQQTAFALPVHMGQLLSLPFLLCGLALFLYTRTYKVLPQPPSANHATRSKKKGNR encoded by the coding sequence TTGCCATCTCCTTTGATCTGGAATACGGACCCCATTCTCTTCAGCATTGGCCCCCTTGCCGTTCGCTGGTACGGTTTTTTTTTCGCCTGCGCCTTTATCTGCGGCATGATCTGGATGCAGTATCTTTTCAGACAAGAGGCAAAAAATGCCGATCATCTGGAACCGCTGCTGTACCGGATCATGGCAGGAGTGATCATTGGTGCCCGCCTTGGGCACTGTCTTTTTTACGACCCTGTCTTTTACCTCAGCAACCCATTGGAAATCCTTAAAGTCTGGGAAGGTGGACTTGCCAGCCACGGAGGCATAATCGGACTCTTTCTCGCCCTGTACATCCACAGCCGGAAACATCCTGCAACCCCCCTGCCATGGCTGGCTGATCACCTCATGGTAGCCGGATGCTTGGGAGCCTCCCTAATCCGCATGGGTAACTTTTTCAACTCCGAACTGGTGGGCATTCCTACGACAGGGAGCCTGGGCGTTATTTTCACCCGTGTGGATCTCATTCCACGCCACCCTGTTCAGCTGTATGAATCCATAGCCTATGCGGCTTGCAGCTTCTTTCTTTTTTGGGCATGGAAAAAAGGCGCCGGAAACATCCCATGGAGGCTCACCTCACTGTCCCTCATAATGGCGGCTTCCGCACGAATTTTTCTTGAAACTCTGAAAACCCAACAGACAGCCTTTGCCCTTCCTGTCCATATGGGCCAGCTCCTCAGTCTTCCTTTTCTGCTCTGCGGCCTGGCCCTTTTTCTATATACCCGTACATATAAGGTTCTGCCGCAGCCACCTTCTGCCAACCATGCAACCCGATCCAAAAAGAAAGGAAACCGGTAG